In the Nicotiana tabacum cultivar K326 chromosome 16, ASM71507v2, whole genome shotgun sequence genome, one interval contains:
- the LOC107770549 gene encoding uncharacterized protein LOC107770549, which yields MKSSRKGKGPPSADLLVCFPSRAHFSLMPKPICSPVRHSDSIKRHQNHELKKISTRIGGVAAQSSPLLWSKSKNSDIISEPTSPKVTCAGQIKVRPKMGSSCKNWQSVMEEIEKLHNRKAQKKNWMEAIGIKKDAMQFLTCLRNIRFEFRCFGSFPTEAHDITSDEDEEGEEEEEQEENYAGGREINDEEDNKENSRTVFSKWFMVLQDENQKTEKDYSNDENNDVPNCAPPPNALLLMRCRSAPPKNWLVERQEEEEVEEEEEEEGINEEEKKATLALEEMENKRKNESLVVMRCGSDFHKLSADIAKETWVVGGVRDQLTRSRSWKR from the exons ATGAAAAGTAGTAGAAAAGGGAAAGGACCTCCCTCAGCAGATCTTTTAGTGTGTTTTCCATCTAGAGCACATTTTTCCCTTATGCCAAAACCAATATGTAGCCCAGTAAGACATTCAGATTCCATTAAACGCCACCAAAATCATGAACTCAAGAAAATTAGCACCAGAATTGGTGGGGTTGCAGCCCAATCTAGTCCTCTTCTTTGGTCTAAATCCAAGAATTCAGATATAATTTCAGAGCCCACGTCACCAAAAGTCACTTGTGCAG GGCAGATAAAGGTAAGGCCAAAGATGGGGAGCTCATGCAAGAATTGGCAATCAGtgatggaagaaattgagaagCTACACAACAGAAAGGCACAAAAGAAGAATTGGATGGAAGCAATTGGAATAAAAAAAGATGCAATGCAATTCTTGACTTGTCTTCGTAATATAAGGTTTGAGTTTCGTTGCTTCGGTTCATTTCCAACAGAAGCTCATGACATCACTTCTGACGAAGACGAGGaaggtgaggaagaagaagaacaagaagaaaattACGCAGGAGGCAGAGAGATAAATGATGAAGAAGATAACAAAGAAAATTCAAGAACTGTATTTTCCAAATGGTTCATGGTTTTGCAAGATGAGAATCAGAAAACAGAGAAAGATTACtcaaatgatgaaaataatgatgTTCCTAATTGTGCACCACCACCTAATGCACTTTTACTTATGCGATGTCGTTCTGCTCCACCAAAAAACTGGCTTgtagaaagacaagaagaagaagaagtagaagaagaagaggaggaggagggcattaatgaagaagaaaagaaagcaactttagctttggaagaaatggaaaaCAAGAGGAAGAATGAAAGCTTAGTGGTGATGAGATGTGGGAGTGATTTCCACAAATTATCAGCTGATATAGCAAAGGAGACATGGGTTGTGGGTGGAGTTAGAGATCAATTAACTAGAAGTCGAAGCTGGAAAAGGTGA